The nucleotide window TGTTCCATGTGCTCTGTTCTCCGCGAACCGCGCTCCGTCCGTGCATCACGCCCGGACGGAGCGCGTGTGTTGAATTACAGGTTCTCGACCACGAGGTCGCCGACTTCGGTCGTGGAATAGCCCATTCTTCCGGCCGCCATCGACTTGAGCTTGTTGCCGGTCACGTAGGCGACGCTGCGGTCGATCGCCGCCGCCGCCTCTTTTTCCCCGAGGAAGTCGAGCATCATCGCCGCCGCGCCGATTGCGGCCAGCGGGTTGATGACGTTCCTGCCGGTGTACTTCGGCGCACTGCCGCCGATCGGCTCGAACATGCTCAGGCCCGTCGGATTCAGGTTGCCGCCCGACGCGACGCCCATGCCGCCCGAGGTCATGGCCGCGAGGTCGGTGATGATGTCGCCCATCAGGTTTTCAGTCACCACCACGTCGAACCACTCCGGATTCTTGACCATCCACATCGTGGCCGCGTCCACGTGGCAGTAGGCGGTCTTGACGGTCGGGTAGTTTTTCGCCATTGCGTTGAAGGCGCGCTCCCAGAGGCCGCAGACGTAGGTCAGCACGTTGGTTTTGCCGACCAGCGTAAGCTGCGAGGTGTAACCGGCCTTCTTGTCCTCTTCGGAAAGGCCGCGCCACGGATTCTCCTTCGTGTGGCGCTTTTCGGCCAGTTCGAAGGCGAATTTCAGACAGCGGTCGACCTGGCGGCGGGTGTAGACCCAGTTCTGGCAGGCGACTTCGTCCGGCGTGTCGATCTGGACGTTGCCGCCCATGCCGGTGTAGACGCCGCCGCTGTTTTCGCGGACCACGACGTAATCGATGTCCTCCGGCTTCTTGTTGGCCAGCGGAGTCTCCACCCCGGGATAGAGCTTCACGGGACGCAGGTTGATGTACTGGTCGAGGTCGAAGCGGAGCTTCAGCAGGATGCCTTTTTCAAGCACGCCCGGCTTCACGTCCGGGTGGCCGATCGCGCCGAGCAGGACCGCGTCATGCTTCGACAGCTGTTCCTTCGCGTCGGCCGGGAGCGTCTCGCCGGTCTTGAGGTAGTGTTCGCCGCCCCAGTCGAAATATTTCTTTTCGGTGCTGAAACCGAACTTTTTGCCGGCGGCGTCAAGCACTTTGATCGCCTCGGCGATCACTTCCGGACCGGTTCCGTCGCCCGGAAGGACGGCAATTTTGTAGTTTTTGGACATATCGTTGTTCTCCAATGTTTTTTTTCGATCAGTAACGCTTCTGCTTGCTGTTGGCCAGCACACGCAGCCTCAGCGCATTCAGGCGGATGAAACCCTCCGCGTCCTTGTGATTGTAGGCGCGGTTATCCTCGAAGCTCGCGACGTGGTCGTCGTAGAGGCTGTACTCGGAGCGGCGGCCGGTCACGTGGCAGGCGCCCTTGTAGAGCTTCACACGGACTTCACCGGTGACGAACTTCTGGCTTTCGGTGATCGCGGCCTGCAGCATCTCGCGCTCCGGCGCATACCAGAAGCCGTTGTAGACCATATCCGCGTAACGCGGGATCAGGCTGTCGCGCAGGTGCATGACTTCGCGGTCCATGGTGATCTCCTCGAGTCCGCGGTGCGCGAGGTTCAGGATCGTGCCGCCCGGAGTTTCATAAACACCGCGCGACTTCATGCCGACGAAACGGTTTTCGACGATATCGACGCGGCCGACCGCATGCTCCTTGCCGATCGCGTTGAGCTTGCGCATCAGCGCGGCCGGGGAGAGTTCCTCGCCGTTGACCTTCTTCGGAATACCCTTCTCGAAGTAGATGATGACGTCTTCGGGCTGGTCGGCGGCCTGCGACAGCGGCTTGGTCATGACGGCGATCTCATCCGGGAACTCGTTCCACGGGTCTTCGAGGATGCCGCCTTCGAAGCTGATG belongs to Victivallis lenta and includes:
- a CDS encoding argininosuccinate synthase, producing the protein MKVIVAYSGGLDTSVIVKWVKEKYNAEVIGFCADVGQEEELNGVEEKAIRTGATKCYVEDLTEEFARDFIFPMMQANAIYEGNYLLGTSIARPLIGKRLIEIARAEGADAICHGATGKGNDQIRFELTAYAFEPNIKIIAPWREWDFAGRMDLVEYAKKNGIPVTTTAAKPYSMDRNLLHISFEGGILEDPWNEFPDEIAVMTKPLSQAADQPEDVIIYFEKGIPKKVNGEELSPAALMRKLNAIGKEHAVGRVDIVENRFVGMKSRGVYETPGGTILNLAHRGLEEITMDREVMHLRDSLIPRYADMVYNGFWYAPEREMLQAAITESQKFVTGEVRVKLYKGACHVTGRRSEYSLYDDHVASFEDNRAYNHKDAEGFIRLNALRLRVLANSKQKRY
- a CDS encoding 3-isopropylmalate dehydrogenase — translated: MSKNYKIAVLPGDGTGPEVIAEAIKVLDAAGKKFGFSTEKKYFDWGGEHYLKTGETLPADAKEQLSKHDAVLLGAIGHPDVKPGVLEKGILLKLRFDLDQYINLRPVKLYPGVETPLANKKPEDIDYVVVRENSGGVYTGMGGNVQIDTPDEVACQNWVYTRRQVDRCLKFAFELAEKRHTKENPWRGLSEEDKKAGYTSQLTLVGKTNVLTYVCGLWERAFNAMAKNYPTVKTAYCHVDAATMWMVKNPEWFDVVVTENLMGDIITDLAAMTSGGMGVASGGNLNPTGLSMFEPIGGSAPKYTGRNVINPLAAIGAAAMMLDFLGEKEAAAAIDRSVAYVTGNKLKSMAAGRMGYSTTEVGDLVVENL